The proteins below are encoded in one region of Leptotrichia sp. oral taxon 218:
- a CDS encoding ABC transporter ATP-binding protein, which produces MKVIESENYNSIKKLRKYMKRYSIPIFLNILLAMISSAVSSAPLALIKRLFDKGIIESNEKDILYAAGSMILLAVVGAVLVYWNTVFSALISASIYKNIVDDIYIKIQTLDMEYFSSAKIGELMTKVITDPNNINSVIKETFNMVPEVFKVVICFGLALSIDWKLTLGILIVAPVLITIVKKYSKKLKRSGKKRQEAMGLINSKLQESLSGIRVIKAFAMEKEEIRDFRIKNTKLKRIAIQTAKYNARSSAVSEALNYIMIAGLLLAGGYRVLRGHDFTPGAFITIMGAISSMYTPIRRSITRFNEISVDIPSVGRVFEILEEEPKIIDNENKILFQYFSDNITFENVDFKYKDSDEKILKNINFTVKKGETMAFVGNSGGGKSTLVNLIPRFFDVSNGAIKIDGVNIKDYDVKSLRKNIGIVPQETFLFSGTILQNIKYGKRDATFEEIKEAAKKANAHEFIKKLEDGYNTEIGERGVKLSGGQKQRIAIARAILENPQILILDEATSALDNESEKLVQDALEKLMENKTTFVIAHRLTTIENSDKIVVLQQGEIKETGTHAELLEKNGLYKSLYNKNFDFSRKK; this is translated from the coding sequence ATGAAAGTTATTGAATCAGAAAATTATAATTCAATAAAAAAGTTAAGGAAATATATGAAGCGTTATTCAATTCCTATATTTTTAAATATTTTGCTGGCAATGATTTCATCAGCAGTGTCTTCAGCGCCACTTGCTCTTATAAAAAGACTTTTTGATAAAGGAATTATAGAGAGCAACGAAAAAGATATTCTTTATGCGGCAGGTTCTATGATTTTACTTGCTGTAGTTGGAGCTGTATTAGTCTATTGGAATACTGTGTTTTCAGCATTAATTTCCGCTTCGATATACAAAAATATCGTTGATGATATTTACATAAAAATACAGACGCTCGATATGGAATATTTTTCTAGCGCTAAAATTGGGGAACTTATGACAAAGGTCATAACGGATCCGAATAATATAAATAGTGTAATAAAAGAGACTTTTAACATGGTTCCTGAAGTTTTTAAAGTTGTCATTTGTTTTGGACTTGCACTTAGTATTGACTGGAAATTGACTTTGGGAATTTTGATTGTTGCACCAGTTTTGATTACAATTGTAAAAAAATATTCAAAAAAATTGAAGCGTTCTGGGAAAAAAAGGCAGGAAGCGATGGGACTGATAAATTCAAAATTACAGGAATCACTTTCTGGAATTCGTGTTATAAAAGCATTTGCAATGGAAAAGGAAGAAATTAGAGATTTTAGAATAAAAAATACGAAATTAAAAAGAATTGCCATTCAGACTGCGAAATATAACGCTCGTTCAAGTGCCGTTTCAGAAGCATTAAATTATATTATGATAGCGGGACTGTTACTTGCAGGAGGTTATCGTGTTTTACGAGGACATGATTTTACGCCAGGAGCCTTTATCACTATAATGGGAGCTATAAGTTCGATGTATACTCCAATTCGTCGTTCAATTACTAGATTTAACGAAATTAGCGTGGATATTCCATCAGTTGGGAGAGTTTTTGAAATTTTGGAGGAAGAACCTAAGATTATTGACAATGAAAATAAAATTTTATTTCAATATTTTTCAGATAATATAACTTTTGAAAATGTTGATTTTAAATATAAAGATAGTGATGAAAAGATTTTAAAAAATATAAATTTTACTGTGAAAAAAGGCGAAACGATGGCTTTTGTAGGAAATTCTGGAGGTGGAAAATCAACTCTTGTGAATTTAATTCCAAGATTTTTTGATGTGTCAAATGGAGCGATAAAAATTGATGGAGTAAATATAAAAGATTATGATGTGAAGTCTTTGAGAAAAAATATCGGAATAGTTCCACAGGAGACATTTTTATTTTCTGGAACAATTTTGCAAAATATAAAATACGGAAAAAGAGATGCCACTTTTGAAGAAATAAAAGAAGCGGCAAAAAAAGCTAACGCACATGAATTTATTAAAAAATTGGAAGATGGTTATAATACTGAAATTGGTGAGCGTGGAGTAAAACTGTCAGGCGGACAAAAGCAAAGAATAGCAATTGCTCGTGCAATTCTTGAAAATCCACAAATTCTTATTTTAGATGAAGCAACTTCAGCTTTGGATAACGAATCGGAAAAATTGGTTCAAGATGCGCTGGAAAAATTAATGGAAAATAAAACTACATTTGTCATCGCTCACAGACTTACAACTATTGAAAATAGTGATAAAATAGTG
- a CDS encoding polysaccharide deacetylase family protein, which produces MKKVMAVILVAIVILLFLIFIIYNKTRKKFAICLMYHGIDDKPGKEGIFVDEFEEQMKLIKDKTSFKMEELKKVNYKLPENSILVTFDDGYKNNYTLAYPILKKYNIKATIFLNTRYVGNNADYLSWENIKEMYESGLVDFQMHTHSHDLTIKRIKVVDFYEKDTSPYFKRESYNLFYDGKDGHFNVKNDSGKLDGLPVFKLVSQVSVAGFRPKSDFVAKYRKIENSDEFRKKSHKEKIEFLNKLFVEKQNEFFYKIDEKKFLEIINFEILENKKIIEKNLHKTPFVLAYPWGHRYKGKREDLKKLGVEVFVTTRKGANSLNLNKDWIYRTSGDDFENLSEFKKEINNGETPLYKKIKKLFKF; this is translated from the coding sequence GTGAAAAAAGTAATGGCTGTAATTTTAGTAGCAATAGTTATTTTACTGTTTCTAATATTTATTATTTACAACAAAACTAGAAAAAAATTTGCAATTTGCCTTATGTATCATGGCATTGATGATAAACCTGGAAAAGAAGGGATATTTGTAGATGAGTTTGAAGAGCAGATGAAACTTATTAAAGATAAGACTTCTTTTAAAATGGAAGAGTTAAAAAAGGTGAATTACAAATTACCTGAAAATTCAATACTTGTCACATTTGACGACGGATACAAAAATAATTATACACTAGCTTATCCAATTTTGAAAAAATATAATATAAAGGCGACTATTTTTTTGAATACTAGATATGTTGGAAATAATGCGGATTATTTGAGCTGGGAAAATATAAAGGAAATGTATGAAAGTGGTTTAGTTGATTTTCAAATGCACACACATTCACATGACTTGACGATAAAGCGAATTAAAGTTGTGGATTTTTATGAAAAAGATACTTCGCCGTATTTTAAAAGAGAGAGCTACAATTTATTTTATGACGGAAAAGACGGACATTTTAATGTGAAAAATGACAGTGGTAAATTGGATGGACTTCCTGTTTTTAAGTTAGTTAGTCAAGTGTCGGTTGCAGGGTTTCGTCCAAAAAGTGATTTTGTTGCAAAATATAGAAAAATTGAAAATTCTGATGAATTTCGAAAAAAATCTCACAAAGAAAAAATAGAATTTTTAAATAAATTGTTTGTTGAAAAACAGAATGAATTTTTTTATAAAATTGACGAAAAAAAATTTTTAGAAATAATAAATTTTGAAATTTTGGAAAATAAAAAAATTATTGAAAAAAATCTTCACAAAACTCCTTTTGTTTTGGCGTATCCTTGGGGACATCGTTATAAAGGAAAAAGAGAAGACTTGAAAAAACTTGGCGTGGAAGTGTTTGTTACGACCAGAAAAGGAGCAAATTCGTTGAATTTGAACAAAGATTGGATTTATCGAACAAGTGGAGATGATTTTGAAAATTTGTCTGAATTTAAAAAAGAGATAAATAATGGAGAAACTCCATTATATAAAAAAATAAAAAAATTATTTAAATTTTAA
- a CDS encoding glycosyltransferase family A protein codes for MKKEVTLVITSAGRFDLLKETLDSFFENNTYPIKKIIITEDSTEGKKLEKLISNYKNQDFKLIINSTRLGQLKSIDKAYKEVDTEYIFHCEDDWKFFKKGFIEKSMALLEEDSSILIVGMRAKEDYNNDYFFSEKDDYVSKSGERFYKVKGEIFTYNPGLRRKKDMDLFGLHEKLENQRYEEVLSDFYKEKGFCTVFFKEPCVKHIGDKRHVHFSKNKKNTVLSFKIDRFIKKVRAKFLKMTGKIK; via the coding sequence ATGAAAAAAGAAGTTACACTTGTGATTACAAGTGCTGGAAGATTTGATTTGTTAAAAGAGACATTGGACAGTTTTTTTGAGAACAATACTTATCCGATAAAAAAAATAATAATTACGGAAGACAGTACTGAAGGGAAAAAATTGGAAAAATTGATTTCAAATTATAAAAATCAAGATTTTAAACTTATTATAAACTCTACAAGGCTTGGGCAGTTAAAATCGATTGACAAGGCTTATAAGGAAGTTGACACGGAATATATCTTTCACTGTGAAGATGACTGGAAATTTTTTAAAAAAGGATTTATTGAAAAGTCGATGGCTCTTCTTGAAGAAGACAGTTCAATTTTGATTGTCGGAATGAGAGCGAAGGAAGATTACAACAACGATTATTTTTTTAGCGAGAAAGATGATTATGTATCAAAGTCGGGCGAGAGATTTTACAAGGTAAAAGGAGAAATTTTTACTTATAATCCTGGACTTCGGCGAAAAAAAGACATGGATTTGTTTGGACTTCATGAAAAACTCGAAAATCAGCGGTATGAAGAAGTTTTATCGGATTTTTATAAAGAAAAAGGTTTTTGTACTGTATTTTTTAAAGAACCTTGCGTGAAACATATTGGAGATAAAAGACATGTACATTTTAGCAAAAATAAAAAAAACACAGTTTTAAGTTTTAAAATTGATAGATTTATAAAAAAAGTGAGAGCTAAATTTTTAAAAATGACTGGGAAAATAAAGTGA
- a CDS encoding glycosyltransferase encodes MKLSVGIITFNEENRIGKTIDAIKEIADEIIVVDSESRDRTVEIAKFKGAKVFVEKWKGYGPQKNSVLEKCRGEWILLLDADEVVSAELREKIKKIINSSNPSSEVYKIKLRNIAFGREIKFGGWDDYVIRLWKNGKVKISNREVHEKYQTQEKIEKIKELIIHYTYDSIEEFLEKLNRYTSQSAKEYIKNKKNPSFIKIYSKMLFRFVKMYILQLGFLDGYEGYLLAKYSSIYTMTKYTKLREAYYNTLGKDTSLVITTYNWPDALRLCLESVLAQTVLPHEIIVADDGSREETANLVRDFQISNPFVKIIHSWQEDKGFRAGMSRNKAIAKATGNYVIIIDGDLILERHFVQDHIEKKENGFFIQGSRVIISKDKSQKIINGEKLNLQKNFFDKNFKNKLNMIRNSILSKILTKKDKNLKGIRSCNMSFFKKDLELVNGFEEKIEGWGREDSELALRLFNNGIKKKKLKFSALTYHIFHKENDRSHLKENDKLLSDAIKNKKMVAEKGLNQYD; translated from the coding sequence ATGAAATTATCAGTTGGGATAATAACTTTTAATGAAGAAAATAGAATTGGAAAGACGATTGATGCGATTAAAGAGATTGCGGATGAAATAATTGTTGTCGATAGCGAGAGTAGAGATAGAACTGTAGAAATTGCCAAATTTAAAGGTGCAAAAGTTTTTGTGGAAAAGTGGAAAGGATATGGGCCTCAAAAAAATTCTGTTTTAGAAAAATGTCGTGGAGAATGGATTTTACTTCTTGATGCGGATGAGGTTGTGTCGGCTGAATTGAGAGAAAAAATAAAAAAAATTATAAATAGTAGTAATCCTTCAAGCGAAGTTTATAAAATAAAACTTAGAAATATCGCTTTTGGGCGTGAAATTAAGTTTGGTGGCTGGGATGACTATGTAATTAGACTTTGGAAAAATGGAAAAGTTAAAATTAGTAATAGAGAAGTTCATGAGAAATATCAAACGCAAGAAAAAATTGAAAAAATTAAAGAACTTATAATTCATTACACTTACGACAGCATTGAAGAATTTTTGGAAAAGTTGAATCGGTACACTTCACAAAGTGCGAAGGAATACATAAAAAATAAAAAAAATCCAAGTTTTATAAAAATTTATTCAAAAATGTTGTTTAGATTTGTGAAAATGTACATTTTGCAGCTGGGATTTTTGGATGGATATGAAGGGTATTTACTGGCAAAATATAGTTCGATTTATACGATGACGAAATATACTAAATTGCGGGAAGCTTATTATAACACTTTGGGAAAAGACACTTCTCTTGTGATTACAACTTATAATTGGCCAGATGCATTGAGATTATGTTTAGAAAGCGTTTTGGCTCAAACTGTCTTACCACATGAAATTATTGTGGCAGATGATGGTTCAAGAGAGGAAACGGCTAATTTAGTGCGAGATTTTCAAATTAGTAATCCTTTTGTGAAAATTATTCATTCTTGGCAGGAAGATAAGGGATTTAGAGCGGGAATGTCGAGAAATAAGGCGATTGCTAAGGCAACTGGAAATTATGTCATAATAATTGACGGAGATTTGATATTGGAGAGACATTTTGTACAAGATCATATTGAAAAAAAAGAAAATGGCTTTTTTATTCAAGGTTCTCGTGTTATAATATCAAAAGATAAATCGCAAAAAATTATAAATGGTGAAAAATTAAATTTACAAAAAAATTTTTTTGACAAAAATTTTAAAAATAAACTTAATATGATAAGAAATTCGATTTTATCTAAAATTTTGACAAAAAAAGATAAAAATTTAAAGGGAATTAGAAGTTGCAACATGTCTTTTTTTAAAAAGGATTTAGAGCTTGTAAATGGATTTGAGGAAAAAATTGAGGGTTGGGGTAGAGAAGATAGCGAACTTGCGCTAAGACTTTTTAATAATGGAATTAAAAAAAAGAAATTAAAGTTTAGTGCGCTGACTTATCACATTTTTCATAAGGAAAATGATAGAAGTCACTTAAAAGAAAATGACAAATTGTTAAGTGATGCGATAAAAAATAAAAAGATGGTAGCCGAAAAAGGGCTGAATCAATATGATTAA
- a CDS encoding glycosyltransferase family 9 protein, protein MKEIKQAKKLKKIKKINWKFYKPYRDVLVDKKNDFLSKMFDRKKEKVNLFPDKIKKMLFMRIDGKIGDYIISSFIFREIKKKYPHIQLDVISDNSLENLLKYNKNIDNYYTFNRKKIKEWKEMIKKLKPNNYDVIIDSTEGLKYKQVYFLNKMNAKVNIGYNKDDFFVYNENVKQSTTLRMKEIYCEMLKCVNIEVTDTTYDVPISSESEKKVDKFFREKNIRQSDKNERVISVNFFGASSGRKTNLENSLVILKKLRKKYPDDKIVILDSPSDREQIYETIREINDKNVLFFEDSRTILDSISLINRSDLVVSLDTSILHLGEGLNRKVMAFYGPKLNKNKWRIKEEGNILIDFPEKNINDIDFEKLLYNF, encoded by the coding sequence ATGAAAGAAATAAAACAAGCAAAAAAATTAAAAAAAATAAAAAAGATAAATTGGAAGTTTTACAAACCCTATAGAGATGTGTTAGTTGATAAAAAAAATGATTTTTTGAGTAAAATGTTTGACAGAAAAAAAGAAAAAGTGAATCTTTTTCCTGATAAAATAAAAAAAATGCTTTTTATGAGAATTGACGGGAAAATAGGAGATTATATCATAAGTTCTTTTATATTTAGAGAAATTAAGAAAAAATATCCGCATATACAGCTGGATGTGATTTCTGATAATTCTTTGGAAAATTTGTTGAAATATAATAAAAATATTGACAATTATTATACTTTTAATAGAAAAAAGATTAAAGAGTGGAAAGAGATGATAAAAAAGTTAAAGCCAAATAATTATGATGTGATAATTGATTCTACAGAAGGGCTAAAATATAAGCAAGTTTATTTTTTGAATAAGATGAATGCCAAAGTGAATATTGGGTACAACAAAGATGATTTTTTTGTTTATAATGAAAATGTTAAGCAGAGTACAACCTTGAGAATGAAAGAAATTTATTGTGAAATGTTGAAATGTGTGAATATTGAAGTTACAGATACGACTTACGATGTGCCAATTTCAAGTGAATCTGAAAAAAAAGTTGATAAATTTTTTAGAGAAAAAAATATTCGCCAAAGTGATAAAAATGAAAGAGTGATTTCAGTAAACTTTTTTGGGGCTTCGAGCGGGAGAAAGACAAATTTGGAAAATTCACTTGTGATACTGAAAAAGTTGAGAAAAAAATATCCAGATGATAAAATAGTGATACTTGATTCGCCATCAGACAGAGAACAAATTTATGAAACTATAAGAGAAATAAATGATAAAAATGTTTTATTTTTTGAAGATTCACGGACAATTTTAGACAGTATTTCTTTAATTAATCGAAGTGATTTGGTTGTTTCTCTGGATACTTCGATACTTCACTTGGGAGAAGGGCTAAATCGAAAAGTAATGGCTTTTTATGGACCAAAACTTAATAAAAATAAATGGCGGATAAAAGAAGAAGGGAATATTTTGATTGATTTTCCTGAAAAAAACATTAATGATATTGATTTTGAAAAACTTTTGTATAATTTTTGA
- a CDS encoding glycosyltransferase family 9 protein yields MNVIKKIKIKLTILLLGNKKKHKNISLKDVKTVLLSPKDALGDTLISFSHARQLKKMYPSAKIGIVSTERNKNFIELVNRKEKVVDEIVDRKKIIKQRKKWDLLLDFKDQINTKRLIWTKLLAPKIIISFGKDKEGHYFNRKNIKIYDFVTVMPINSHIVDYLMYSELAKYFKIEKEIPKLELSQQEILKMEKNWNLAEKKVKILLAPQGNDRCIEVEEMAKLFNEINFENIKIIMSKTAGSEKYFEKLTSLLKNDIDISLSKSFSIEEYINFLASSDIVVGVDSASVHIACALKKPVLSFYANNEVNLYRWSPVPDKNVDNLQVISNISGTQNDLYDFPMEDAIKWLNFEISKIYGQSQSER; encoded by the coding sequence ATGAATGTAATAAAAAAAATTAAAATAAAATTGACAATTTTGCTGCTTGGAAATAAAAAAAAGCATAAAAATATAAGTTTAAAAGATGTAAAAACAGTGCTTTTAAGTCCAAAAGATGCGCTGGGAGATACGCTTATTTCTTTTAGTCACGCAAGGCAGCTGAAAAAAATGTATCCGAGTGCAAAAATTGGGATTGTTTCGACTGAGAGAAATAAAAATTTTATAGAACTTGTTAATCGAAAAGAAAAAGTAGTTGATGAAATTGTCGATAGAAAAAAAATAATTAAGCAGCGGAAAAAATGGGACTTGCTTTTGGATTTTAAAGATCAGATTAATACAAAAAGACTTATTTGGACGAAGTTACTCGCTCCTAAAATAATAATAAGTTTTGGAAAAGATAAAGAAGGACATTATTTTAACAGAAAAAATATAAAAATTTATGATTTTGTAACTGTAATGCCGATAAATTCTCATATTGTTGATTATTTAATGTATTCTGAGTTAGCAAAATATTTTAAAATTGAAAAAGAAATTCCAAAATTGGAATTGAGTCAACAAGAAATTTTGAAAATGGAAAAAAATTGGAACCTTGCAGAAAAAAAAGTGAAAATTTTACTTGCACCACAAGGAAATGACAGATGTATAGAAGTTGAAGAAATGGCAAAACTTTTTAATGAAATAAATTTTGAAAATATAAAAATTATTATGTCTAAAACTGCTGGAAGTGAAAAGTATTTTGAAAAATTGACTTCGCTTTTAAAAAACGATATTGATATTTCGTTGTCAAAGTCTTTTTCAATTGAAGAATATATAAATTTTTTGGCATCATCGGATATAGTTGTAGGAGTTGATAGTGCAAGTGTTCATATCGCCTGTGCACTTAAAAAGCCTGTGCTTAGTTTTTATGCAAACAATGAAGTTAATCTTTATAGATGGTCGCCTGTTCCTGATAAAAATGTTGATAATCTGCAAGTAATTTCAAATATTTCTGGAACTCAAAATGATCTTTATGATTTTCCGATGGAAGATGCGATAAAATGGCTAAATTTTGAAATAAGTAAAATTTATGGACAAAGTCAAAGTGAAAGGTAA
- a CDS encoding glycosyltransferase: MKILVLHGHLSMGGEERVLISVLKNLKELGHNIDLIITWNHKENNLFENEIPKGVNYEFLFDFYSGKNKLLKELYRFLAKNKYPKLIKEKIKKEKYDVVIDYSSNLLKYENFSVNVPLISWVHFSLTFGEKLTSEKIEKYKRQYKKYSKIIAITKVMQKEFLEKLEINSEKVAMIYNPIDLEFIKKRAEDVDKKYEKYLKEDYFLQVSRLSEQKQPEHLIDIYYKLKKKGIKEKLYFIGSGIKNELLRQKIQEYKLENDIFLLGQMENPYPFFKNAKLFVHTAKYEGLPTVLIESMTFGTPVVAYDCPTGPKDILGENSEYGKLVPLNDKDKFVLDVLELENEEKYRYYCEKALNRAKDFSIESNRNKLKELLENLVFE; encoded by the coding sequence ATGAAAATATTGGTTTTACATGGTCATTTGAGTATGGGGGGGGAAGAACGGGTTTTAATTAGCGTATTAAAAAATTTAAAAGAATTGGGACACAATATAGATTTAATTATAACTTGGAATCATAAAGAAAATAATTTGTTTGAAAATGAAATTCCTAAAGGTGTAAATTATGAATTTTTGTTTGATTTTTATAGTGGAAAAAATAAACTTTTAAAAGAACTTTATAGATTTTTGGCGAAAAATAAATATCCAAAATTGATAAAAGAAAAAATAAAAAAAGAAAAATATGATGTTGTAATAGATTATTCTTCAAATTTATTGAAATATGAAAATTTTTCTGTAAATGTACCTTTGATTTCGTGGGTTCATTTTTCGCTTACTTTTGGGGAAAAATTGACGAGTGAAAAAATTGAAAAATATAAAAGGCAATATAAAAAGTATTCAAAAATTATAGCGATTACAAAAGTTATGCAAAAAGAGTTTTTGGAAAAACTTGAAATAAATAGTGAAAAAGTTGCGATGATTTACAATCCTATTGACTTGGAATTTATAAAAAAAAGAGCGGAAGATGTAGACAAAAAATATGAAAAATATTTGAAGGAAGATTATTTTTTGCAAGTTTCACGACTTTCGGAGCAAAAGCAGCCTGAGCATTTAATTGATATTTATTATAAGTTGAAGAAAAAAGGGATAAAAGAAAAACTTTATTTTATTGGAAGCGGGATAAAAAATGAATTGCTTCGTCAAAAAATACAGGAATATAAATTGGAAAATGATATTTTTTTGCTGGGGCAGATGGAAAATCCATATCCATTCTTTAAAAATGCAAAATTATTTGTGCATACGGCGAAATATGAAGGTCTTCCTACGGTTTTAATTGAAAGTATGACATTTGGGACTCCAGTTGTCGCCTATGACTGTCCTACTGGACCGAAAGACATTTTGGGAGAAAATAGTGAATATGGAAAACTTGTTCCGTTAAATGACAAAGATAAATTTGTTTTGGATGTTTTAGAACTTGAAAATGAAGAAAAATATAGATATTATTGTGAAAAAGCGCTAAATCGTGCAAAAGATTTTTCTATTGAGAGTAACAGAAATAAATTAAAAGAACTGTTGGAAAATTTAGTTTTTGAGTAA
- a CDS encoding capsular polysaccharide synthesis protein yields the protein MKEYKFTDSKIYKLNEKLKKKPFKYIYKELLPNFLFDKIQREVYFSNQKAIINDWNKVLTDYFENKIEIAKVIPKKKFLNDEKIIWQFWGQGWDYEKLPNVVKICYKAMDKYKENYTLIRLDMKNIGEYLEFPDYVMKKLAENKMGYAHFTDILRFALLKYYGGVWIDATILLTDYLPREYFEMDYFLFQRDDNFENKKEFELYDSIYFSWNKKSKIKMLSSIIFSHKDNKIMTAMLDLLLVFWRDNDRIPNYFFMQILYTELIEKYYAKDRCKIVSDTLPHELFKVWFDNYSEEKLKKITDSVGIHKLSFKIESSKKKVENTFFEYFKNLYEI from the coding sequence ATGAAAGAATATAAATTCACAGATTCTAAAATTTATAAACTGAATGAAAAACTTAAAAAAAAGCCATTTAAATATATTTACAAGGAGCTTTTACCAAATTTTTTGTTTGATAAAATACAAAGAGAAGTTTATTTTTCCAATCAAAAGGCGATTATTAATGACTGGAACAAAGTTTTAACTGATTATTTTGAAAATAAAATTGAGATAGCTAAAGTTATTCCTAAAAAAAAGTTTTTGAATGATGAAAAAATAATTTGGCAGTTTTGGGGACAAGGATGGGATTATGAGAAATTGCCAAATGTGGTGAAAATTTGTTATAAAGCGATGGATAAATATAAAGAAAATTACACTTTAATTAGGCTAGATATGAAAAATATTGGTGAATATTTGGAATTTCCTGATTATGTGATGAAAAAACTGGCTGAAAACAAAATGGGATACGCTCATTTTACGGATATTTTGAGATTTGCTCTCTTAAAATATTATGGCGGAGTTTGGATTGATGCGACAATTTTACTGACAGATTATTTACCGAGAGAATATTTTGAAATGGATTATTTTCTTTTTCAAAGAGATGATAATTTTGAAAATAAAAAAGAATTTGAACTTTATGATTCAATTTATTTTTCTTGGAATAAAAAATCAAAAATAAAAATGTTAAGCAGTATAATATTTTCTCATAAAGATAACAAAATAATGACGGCGATGCTCGATTTACTTTTAGTTTTTTGGCGAGATAATGACAGGATTCCAAATTATTTTTTTATGCAGATTTTATATACGGAATTAATTGAAAAATATTATGCAAAAGATAGATGTAAAATTGTTTCGGATACATTGCCGCACGAACTTTTTAAAGTGTGGTTTGACAATTATTCTGAAGAAAAATTAAAAAAAATAACTGATTCTGTGGGAATTCACAAACTCTCATTTAAAATTGAGAGCAGTAAAAAGAAAGTTGAAAATACTTTTTTTGAATATTTTAAAAATTTATATGAAATTTAA
- a CDS encoding O-antigen ligase — protein sequence MEKIKNVGYGICLLFALSLFLSEKFENNVLIPLLLVLFLISIIFSKNRENSFVFREKKISVAVFLLAFSPFIIAFLDGGLHSRWDNYNFKYLSFFPLIYFLDEDKKMFNFIKALLVGGTITLIIAIFNFVKDFDAWAHPVGFYYPRVTAILTVQDFANMMCIILLFLFSFILFYKNKDGKKNKIIKVILIILAVLFAFIVVVNRSKMVYISLLPTIFYLVFKKNKKYVAALAAICVCGFFLLPTSISSRLEYIVQYRKDPSSNLRMIFWKTGVAAFSKKPIYGWKSLERKQFNLDYYKKTGTMDYVNQYFLSGPNIRPQHYVASHNSYLQYLLDFGILGFVFFAFLFIEIMIIFFKTKFFKSKKNFNSKFLAFEMATKVSLVAWLIQGMTDDNLNDKHMILTLTILIVFMCYLYQKCEILKNNEK from the coding sequence ATGGAAAAAATAAAAAATGTAGGATATGGGATTTGTTTATTATTTGCACTCTCACTATTTTTGTCTGAAAAATTTGAAAATAATGTACTTATTCCACTACTTTTGGTGTTATTTTTAATTTCGATAATTTTTAGTAAAAATAGAGAAAATAGTTTTGTTTTTAGAGAGAAAAAAATTTCTGTGGCAGTTTTTTTATTAGCATTTTCGCCATTTATAATAGCTTTTTTAGATGGAGGGCTACATTCAAGATGGGATAATTATAATTTTAAATATTTATCTTTTTTTCCGCTTATTTACTTTTTGGACGAAGATAAAAAAATGTTTAATTTTATAAAAGCCTTGTTAGTTGGCGGAACGATAACTTTAATCATTGCTATATTTAATTTTGTGAAAGATTTTGATGCTTGGGCACATCCTGTAGGATTTTATTATCCGAGAGTGACAGCTATTTTGACAGTTCAGGACTTTGCTAATATGATGTGCATAATTTTGTTGTTTTTATTTTCTTTTATACTTTTTTATAAAAATAAAGATGGGAAAAAAAATAAAATTATAAAAGTAATTTTGATTATTTTAGCGGTGCTATTTGCTTTTATCGTGGTTGTCAATCGCTCGAAAATGGTCTATATTTCGTTACTTCCAACTATTTTTTATCTTGTTTTCAAAAAAAACAAAAAATATGTTGCTGCACTTGCAGCTATTTGTGTGTGTGGCTTTTTTCTGCTTCCAACTTCTATTTCAAGCAGACTTGAGTATATTGTGCAATATAGAAAAGATCCGTCAAGCAATTTGAGAATGATTTTTTGGAAAACAGGAGTTGCTGCATTTAGTAAAAAGCCAATTTATGGGTGGAAGTCGCTGGAGCGAAAACAGTTTAATTTGGATTATTATAAAAAAACAGGAACTATGGACTATGTTAATCAATACTTTTTGAGTGGACCAAATATTAGACCACAGCATTATGTGGCATCACACAATTCATATTTACAATATTTACTTGATTTTGGAATTTTAGGATTTGTGTTTTTTGCGTTTTTATTTATTGAAATTATGATAATATTTTTTAAAACAAAATTTTTTAAAAGTAAGAAAAATTTTAACTCAAAATTTTTGGCATTTGAAATGGCTACGAAAGTTTCACTTGTTGCTTGGCTTATTCAAGGAATGACAGATGATAACTTAAATGATAAGCATATGATTTTAACATTGACTATTTTAATTGTATTTATGTGCTATCTTTATCAAAAATGTGAAATTTTGAAAAATAATGAAAAATGA